AGATCGACCTGGACCTCACCGGGCAGGCCAGGGAGGTTCTCTTCAACGAGGGGTACGATCCGGACTATGGAGCCCGCCCGCTCAAGCGCGCCATCCAGCGGCTCATCCAGGATCCGCTGGCACTCAAGCTCCTCAACGGAGAGGTTCATTCAGGCGATCGACTTCGGGTGGACGCGGACGCTGAACGAAAGGCAATGGTCTTCCAGCCAGCGGCGGTCGCCGAGAAAGCCTGAGGAGAAAAGAGGTATCCACGATGGCGCACGAAGGACGACAAAGGGCCACCGAGAGATTGGAGAAGGCCCGAGAGGGGTTCGCCAAGGGTCTTGTCGTGATTATCCTGTCCATCCTTTATATTCATGTTCCCTGATGCAGCAAATCAGCTTAGCGGACAACGTTCCCTGATCGCGAACGGCCAAGGAGTTCCAACGGTCTTCGTGTCCATTGGTGGTTCATATTCATTGACGATCCGCTGTTTTCCCTCGGATGATGTTCCGGCCCGGGCGGGCGCTTGCCTACACTGACGATCCCAAAGGAGGAGGCAGTCCCTCATGCAGAAGTCCAAGAAATCCAAGTCGTTGCCAACCAATGAACAGGACGCGCCCAGGGTTTCCGAAACCGAAGACCAGGACCAGGCAGTCAAGATCCGCGTCACCGACAAACGCTTTTGGGTTCAGGACGGTGAGGATACGCCGGCAAGAGAGTCCTCCGCATCGCTCAAGCCCACCTACGTGGAGGAACTGGAGAAGATGCGGGCTGAGGCAGAGAAGAAAGTCGAACAGGTTCTCGCTTCTTATCGCGATTTTCGAGACAAGGCCGAGGCGGAAAACCGGCAGGCCCGAGAACGCATTCGAAACGAGTACGAGAAACGGCTTCAGCAGGCACGGGGAGAGACCGTCGAGAAGTTCATCGACATTTTCGAGAACTTCGAGAGGG
The DNA window shown above is from Acidobacteriota bacterium and carries:
- a CDS encoding nucleotide exchange factor GrpE; the encoded protein is MQKSKKSKSLPTNEQDAPRVSETEDQDQAVKIRVTDKRFWVQDGEDTPARESSASLKPTYVEELEKMRAEAEKKVEQVLASYRDFRDKAEAENRQARERIRNEYEKRLQQARGETVEKFIDIFENFERALMHARKSPDREGFLKGVELIHTQFGGILAQLGLEEVAGVGESYDPELAEAVVVTEVSEQENDNLILEVVRKGYRLNGKLVRPARVRVGQVRDGGETDSPQTCQQ